TGGTTGACTCAGTTCCGAAATTATATACTACATCCAAAGAATAGTCTACTGTATCTATCTTGTACAGTATAGTATTCTGAAAGTTCTGAAAACCAAGTACATATACCTCATTCTTAAATATGAAAATACTATTATTATTTCTAAAATTCGGTAAAAGAACCGAAGATAAACTATCTTGTGCAATATTGTAAATATGACATTTTGCCGGATAAGTTGATGACTCTGGAATGATATAAATTCTATCTGAAGTGGTGATGGTTTGTTTTAGAAAAGTATTACCATCCCCTGGATTTATGTCTTTTAATAAAGTTTGACTGTAAACAATATTAATAGAAAATAGAATTAAAGCAAAAGTGAGAATTCTCATTTGTGAAATTTTTTTTCGCAAATTAACTTATCCTTGACGTTGAAAAAAAGATTTTAAAATAAAAAGGCTTTGTTAATGTCTATATAGAAGTTTCATTATTATTATAATACAATAATTTGTGAAATTTTTAAATGGTTTAGATTGCAGTGCATTTGAGTTTAACTTAACCCCCAGTTATTTTAATTACTGGCCTGACCTTCGTTGCAGAGAAATTTTTCTATTAATCACTATGGCTTTTTGATTTACCAATTTAACATTTCTTTACTTTATACAAAGCCGCATATGGGATCGTCGCGGAGCTCCCATGCCTTAGCGTGGAGCGGGAGCAGAGAGCCCGACCACGCCAAAGCGTGGGCATGCCCAAGATATTTGTCAGAATTATTCACTAAATTTGCAATTGTAAACAATCTGAAACATTGCTGGTTAAGGGGGGAATAAAATTAAACAGGTTGTTTTTTAGGGTTTGAATTAATTTAAGTAAAATCTATTACAATATGAAATCCAAATTTACAATTTACTTTATCTTCTTTTCTGTAATAGTTCACAATCTGGGATGTTCCAAATATGATTCAATGCCTGAACCTGAAATTTCTTTTTCTTATACAATTGGAGAGAATGGTGATGTTGTTTTTATCAATGAAAGTAAAAATGTGAAGGAATATTTATGGGATTTTGGTGATGGTGAAAGTTCAAGCCAAGTGTCCCCAGAGCATAATTTCTTTATTAATAAAACCTATATTGTTACCTTGACAGGTTGGAGTGAAAACAAAAAGAGTATTTTTTCCAAAGAAGTTGTAATTGAAAATTCTAACGATTTGGTTGATAATTCAAAATACCAATCGATGTTCCCATATACTGGTGTCTTTTCTAAACCTTTAAGTGTCGAAACTTCGGGAGCTGGGATAATAAGGTATGAAATAAATGACATCAAGGGTGCAACTTATCCAACTGAATCCAAACCTAGAATTTCAATCTCAGAAAATGAAATAAGCCTTGCGTATTGGATAGACCAAAAAAATGAAAAATATAATATAAAGGAGAGGGTGTATTTCGCACCAAAGCCTATTAAATCTCAAATTAGTAAGAAATCAATATTAAATATTTCGCCAAAATTTATTTCAGCTCATTTAATAATAAATAATGAACTAATAAATATTTTTGAATCCTATGGTAACTGGAAAATATTCTCATTTTCGAAAAACAGGTTAAATGCAGAATATGATGGCTTGTTCAGATCTGATGATGGGACTAATTATAAAGTAAAAATAAAATTGGAGAATCTTTTTTTTTCGATAGAACCATAAGAAATTTCAAAAAACTAACAAGCCTATGAATTTCCTTTTTTGCCATCTAAGAGGGATATTTACAGTATTTTCTTAATCTTTGTTTTTCGATTTTGACATTGGTTACTAAATGATTTTTAACCTGACTTACCTGGGGTACTGACCTAAATAATTCTTTCTATTTCCTTCCGCATGAGGGATCGTCGCGGAGCTCCCACGCCTAAGCGTGGAGCGGGAGCAAAGAGCCCGACCCCGACACATGTAGTGATAGCGGAATGTGGCGGGGGCATGCCCAAATTATTTGTCAGAATTATTCACTAAATTTGCAGCCGAAAGCACCCTGAAAAGGATTTGGGTGGGAATTTTTTGAGAAAACAAGATGAAGAACAATCCGAAAAGATATACTGTTACAGCCGCTTTGATTTATGCCAACGGGCCCATCCACATTGGTCATTTGGCTGGTTGCTACTTACCTGCTGATATTTATGTGCGTTATTTGAGGCTGAAGGGCAAAAATGTGGCGTTTATAAGTGGAACCGATGAGCATGGCGTGCCAATTACAATCAAAGCCAAGAAGGAGGGCACTACACCGCAAGCGGTGGTAGACAAGTATTATGGAATCATCAAGGACTCGTTTGAGCAGTTTGGGATTTCGTTTGACATCTATTCTCGCACCTCGAATCCTGTGCATCATGAGACCTCGCAGGAGATTTTTAAGACGCTTTATGACAAAGGGTATTTTGACGAAGTAGAAACGGAGCAGTATTTTGACGAATCGGCACAGACATTTTTGGCAGATAGATATATTGTGGGCGAATGTCCGAATTGCCATAATCCGGATGCATATGGCGACCAATGTGAAAAATGTGGCTCAACGCTATCGCCTACGGATTTGATTAATCCTAGGTCTTCGCTTTCGGGTAATAAACCAGTGATGAAAGCTACTAAAAACTGGTATCTGCCACTGGACAGAATGCAGCCTGAGATAGAAAAATATGTAAACAGCCACCCAGAATGGAAGCCGAACGTGTTTGGGCAGTGTCAGTCGTGGTTGAAGCAAGGTTTGCAACCGCGTGCCATGACCCGCGACTTGGATTGGGGTGTGAAAGTACCATTGCCAGATACCGAAGGCAAGGTGCTATATGTTTGGTTTGATGCTCCAATTGGCTACATTTCAATGACCAAAGAGTGGGCAGCAGCCAATGGGAAAAACTGGGAGGAATATTGGAAAAATGAAGACACGAAGTTGGTGCATTTTATAGGAAAGGATAATATCGTGTTTCACTGTATTATTTTCCCGGCGACATTGATGGCGGAAGGAAGCTTTATTTTACCGGATAATGTACCTGCCAACGAGTTTATGAACTTGGAAAATGACAAGATTTCGACTTCTCGAAACTGGGCAGTGTGGTTGCATGAATACCTGGAGGAGTTTCCGGGCAAGCAGGATGTGTTGCGTTATGCTTTGGCGGCCAATGCACCTGAAAGCAAAGACAATGACTTTACTTGGAAGGATTTCCAGACCAAAAACAACTCGGAGTTAGTTGGGATTTTCGGCAATTTTGTAAATCGTACGGTGGTGCTTACGCAGAAGTTTTACGAAGGAAAAGTACCCGAAAAAGGTGCATTGCAAGATATTGACCAACAGACACTTGACGCACTGAAACAGTTGCCATGCGATGTGTCGGATGCAATAAAAAATTATAAGTTTAGAGATGCCTTGGCCAGCATGATGGAAATAGCCAGACTAGGCAATAAATATCTGGCTGAAACCGAGCCATGGAAAGCTATAAAGGAAGACCCGGAACGTGTAAAAACCATTATGAACATTGCTATGCAGATTACGGCTACTTTGGCCTTGGTTGCTGAGCCGTTTTTGCCGTTTACTTCGGAGAAATTGTTTGAGCAACTGAAGCTTTCAGAATGGAATTTGAACGGTCCGAAACACGAATGGATTGATGCCGGAAACGCAGATTTGGTACCAGCAGGACTAGAAATAGGCCCAGGAGCACTGCTTTTTGAGAAAATAGAAGACGAAACGATAGACAAACAAGTACAAAAATTACTGGACGCTAAACGCATGAACGAACTGGAAGGAAAAACCGTAGCTCCACTGAAAGAGAATATTCAATTTGATGATTTTGCTAAGCTAGATATCAGAATAGGTACTATTTTGGAAGCCGAGGCAGTGAAAAAAAGTAAGAAATTGCTTAAGTTTTTGATTGATGACGGCCTTGAAAAACGCACGATTTTGAGCGGCATAGCAGAACATTTTACGCCAGAAGAAATGGTAGGCAAACAAGTAACTTTTATAGCCAACCTTGCCCCAAGAATGATGATGGGCATAGAGTCGCAAGGCATGATTCTGATGGCTGAAGACAAAGATGGATCGCTTAGCCTTTTACAGCCTCATAAGGAGGTTTGGAATGGTGCTGGGGTGAGTTGAGGGGGAATTGGTGATATTCCAATACCTTAATTATTTTCATCTTTGATTTTAATTTTCGAAGTAATGAAAAGGTAAAAAAATACATTTATATTTGATTAAATATATTTTTCAATATGGTAGCAAACTCAAATTTGATAAGTATTGACCCACAAATAAGGTTTGGGAAACCATGCATTTCTGGAACTCGGATTGCAGTTTCTGATGTACTCAATTGGTTGGCGTCAGGTATGACTACTGGCGAAATATTAGAAGATTTTCCCCAACTTACGGAGCAATCCATTTTTGCCGCTCTTGCTTTTTCTGCGAATCGTGAATCTATGATAAGGACAATAGTTTCTTAATAATGAAGTTCTTGATTGATGAAAATATTTCTTGGAGAATAGTTTCAAAACTAAATAATCTGAATGGTTTTGAATTTCTTCATATATCAAAAACAAAATTAAACAAACCAGCAAAAGATCAAGAAATTTGGGATTATGCTAAAGAAAAACAATTTTCGATTATTACTAATGACGAAGATTTTATTGATTTGGTAAGCATATATGGTTTTCCCCCAAAGGTTATAGCTCTGAAAACAGGTAACCAAAGTACCCAGTATCTGGCCAACTTATTGGTAAAAAAACAAGATTTAATTAGGGAATTTTGGAGCCAATCTGAATTTGGGGTTTTAGAGTTGTTTTGATTTACTATTTCAAACTTAAAACACGGTTTTATGAAAGGATTTACTCTCTTTTTTACACTAATCACATTTTCAACTTTCTCACAGAAACCCTTAAATGGAAATTTAATTTCTCGCTTAGACAGCCTCAAAAAAGTAGACCAGTTTTGGAGAAATGAACTTACAAAGCTTCAAAACGGTGAAGCGGTTTCTACCAATCTTACGTTGGATCAAATCATAGCAAAATCAGCCCAGGTTGATAGTTCCAACTATTTTGAATTAAAGAAAATCATAGAGCAGTTTGGTTTTCCTGGGTTTGATTTGGTCGGAAAAGAAGGCTCTGGCGGTTTTTGGATATTAATGCAACATCAAGATCAGCATCCTGATTTTCAGATTCTTGTTTTGGATTTAATGGAGAATGAGGTCAAAAAAGAAAATGCCTCAAAAGTCAATTTTGCATATTTAACTGATAGAGTAAAAGTAAACACACAACAACAACAGGTTTATGGCACTCAAATGGAATTAAATGAAGATGAGACTTCTTATCAACCAAAGAAATGTATAGATCCTAAGAATCTCAATCAGAGGCGATTGGAAATGGGACTTCCTCCCATTGAAGAATACATAGAAATGATGAATTCCCGATTCAGAGGAAGTTTGAAGAAAAAATAATTTCGTGAGTATTGTTTTTCTAAATTATATAAAACACTAATTTACTGATACTTGTAAATAAATAATGATACTTTAGTTGGAGAAATCTAAGTTTCTAAACCACATTTCTCAAAGTATCGCTAAAGAATAGATGTATAAAAGCTGTCGGTTAGATACTTTTTATTTTAAAGTTCCAACCAAATCCTCCACAAAATCCCAAATAAAATTTCGCAATTCGTCCAATTGTCGGATATTTGTGGTTTAATTCTAAACACTAATTGATGAAAAAAGCTTTGCTGATAATTTTCAGCGTCATTCCTATTTCTGCACTTGCTCAAGATTTGGAAAAATCTCCCAAAAGGTTGACTTTTGAGATGGGTTACACTGGCGTACGAAAATCTAATTTTACTGATATTTCTAAGACTGGGTTTGCATTTGCGTTTGATTATGGATGGCAGGTATCGGGATTTAAGAAAAAGCCAGCTGCATTTATTTCATTTCCAATTGGTTATACGGCAATTCCACCAATAAAAACAGGTACGAAAAATTACGGAATATCTTATTATGGCGTTCATATTACCCACGAACTCAAAAGAGACCAAAAGATAATTCCTTTCATTGGCTATAGTTTGTTGTTTAATCAAGTGATCAAACAAGACACAGAAGGCCGCGTAATTGGCCACGAAACTCGTTTTGATGGTGGGGCAAAGTTTGGAAAAAGATTCTTTGCAAAAGCAGAATATGCAATTGCTTCGTATCCTGCCTTAGGCCAAAAAATTACTTCTAAAATTGGTACTTGGGGACTGAAAGTGGGTGTTAGAATTCGATAATTTTCTTCTGGTTATTTGTTAAAATAGAAGTTTTAACATTTCCCGTTTCTTGTATTTTTCCAATTCTTTCGAAAGTATAGGTTTGAATTTTATTTTGAGCTAAAACAATGTTATTGAAATATTTAAAGAATTTTTTATAACATTTTTAGAATAAAAAAATCTACCCAAACAATTCGTATTTTTGTATTTAAATAAGAATACATCAATTAAAAATAATATAAAATGTCACTGGTAGGAAAAAAATATCCATCATTCTCAGCGGGAGCAGTAGTAAAAGGTTACGAAATCGTTGAGAACTTTAGTTTAGACCAATATTTGGGAGAAAAACATGTGATTTTCTTCTTTTATCCAAAGG
The sequence above is a segment of the Cytophagaceae bacterium genome. Coding sequences within it:
- a CDS encoding PKD domain-containing protein; amino-acid sequence: MKSKFTIYFIFFSVIVHNLGCSKYDSMPEPEISFSYTIGENGDVVFINESKNVKEYLWDFGDGESSSQVSPEHNFFINKTYIVTLTGWSENKKSIFSKEVVIENSNDLVDNSKYQSMFPYTGVFSKPLSVETSGAGIIRYEINDIKGATYPTESKPRISISENEISLAYWIDQKNEKYNIKERVYFAPKPIKSQISKKSILNISPKFISAHLIINNELINIFESYGNWKIFSFSKNRLNAEYDGLFRSDDGTNYKVKIKLENLFFSIEP
- a CDS encoding DUF5615 family PIN-like protein, coding for MIDENISWRIVSKLNNLNGFEFLHISKTKLNKPAKDQEIWDYAKEKQFSIITNDEDFIDLVSIYGFPPKVIALKTGNQSTQYLANLLVKKQDLIREFWSQSEFGVLELF
- a CDS encoding DUF433 domain-containing protein, translating into MVANSNLISIDPQIRFGKPCISGTRIAVSDVLNWLASGMTTGEILEDFPQLTEQSIFAALAFSANRESMIRTIVS
- the metG gene encoding methionine--tRNA ligase; its protein translation is MKNNPKRYTVTAALIYANGPIHIGHLAGCYLPADIYVRYLRLKGKNVAFISGTDEHGVPITIKAKKEGTTPQAVVDKYYGIIKDSFEQFGISFDIYSRTSNPVHHETSQEIFKTLYDKGYFDEVETEQYFDESAQTFLADRYIVGECPNCHNPDAYGDQCEKCGSTLSPTDLINPRSSLSGNKPVMKATKNWYLPLDRMQPEIEKYVNSHPEWKPNVFGQCQSWLKQGLQPRAMTRDLDWGVKVPLPDTEGKVLYVWFDAPIGYISMTKEWAAANGKNWEEYWKNEDTKLVHFIGKDNIVFHCIIFPATLMAEGSFILPDNVPANEFMNLENDKISTSRNWAVWLHEYLEEFPGKQDVLRYALAANAPESKDNDFTWKDFQTKNNSELVGIFGNFVNRTVVLTQKFYEGKVPEKGALQDIDQQTLDALKQLPCDVSDAIKNYKFRDALASMMEIARLGNKYLAETEPWKAIKEDPERVKTIMNIAMQITATLALVAEPFLPFTSEKLFEQLKLSEWNLNGPKHEWIDAGNADLVPAGLEIGPGALLFEKIEDETIDKQVQKLLDAKRMNELEGKTVAPLKENIQFDDFAKLDIRIGTILEAEAVKKSKKLLKFLIDDGLEKRTILSGIAEHFTPEEMVGKQVTFIANLAPRMMMGIESQGMILMAEDKDGSLSLLQPHKEVWNGAGVS